Sequence from the Deltaproteobacteria bacterium genome:
CGCCCCTGGCGCCTTAAATCCGACAGCTCGCACGCCCTCAGCTCGTTAATCAAATCCCAAAGCCTCCTGTAGCTTCGGATGGCCGCCTCGATTTGGGCCTCATCTTCGGCACGCACGTGCAGGGCCTCTCTGCGCCCGGCAATCTCCACGGTAAGAAACTTCCCGCCGTGGCGCCTGCGGGGATCGTGCGCACAGGCGCAATTGGCTCGACCGCAGCGGCCCAACCGCTCCACCACAGTGCCGCGCATCAGCGGCTCAAAGCTCAGCGCCCGCAGCTCTTCGCGCAAACGACGGCGGCGCCGTTGGGTTTGGATTCGATCGGATGACATGTCTGAAAAGTAAAACACTAACCAGATAAAACTCTAGAAAAAACTCGCCCAATGGGCGAATCCCAATACACTAAAACTTCCTCAAAACGCTACAGGTTTTGAAACCCTCGTAGGCTTAGAGCGGAGTTATGGACAGTTGGCAGAGCTCGCGGCAGATAGATGTGAAACGCCGTGCCGTGCCCGACTTCGCTGTCGACGGTAATTTCACCCGACATGGCGGTTACCAGCCGTTTGACGATGTTTAACCCGAGCCCGCCGCTGGCGTGTTCGACGGTGCTGGTTTCGGCCTGAAAGAAAAGCTCGAAAATTTTCGGCAGATCGTCTTTGGCAATACCGATCCCGGTATCGCTGACGACAAATTCCACGCGCGCCTCACCTTCACGGGGCGCGAAGCGGACTTCAACCTTGCCCTGCTGCGTAAACTTACGCGCGTTTTCGATCAGGTTCCGCAGAATCTCCTTGAGTTTGATCAAATCGGTTTTGATAAGGCATTCCGGCTCCACCGGATCGATCACCAGGGTCACGCCCTTTTTCTCAAAGGCGTCGCTAAACTCACCCTTGATTTGTATCAGCAAATCGCCGACACCCACGTCGGAGACGACAAAACGCGACCGGCCATCGCCCTGGTCCAACCGCGCCATGGTGACGGTGCTGTCGATCAGCTGCAGCAGCTCATCGGCGCCGCGCTCGATGGCTGCCACGCGCTGCGCCTGATCGCGGCTCAGCTCGCCGCACATGCCGCTCGACAACAAGCTGGAAGCTCCCATGATCACCTGGAGAGGGGTTTTCAGCTCATGCCCCAAGACGCCGACCAAAACGCCTTTGACCTCAAGCGCCTTTTCCAGCGTCTCGTTGGTGCTCTTAAGCCGCTCGTAGAGCTGCGAGTTTTAAATCGCCACCGCCGCTTGGTTCGCCAGTGTTTCCAGGAAACGGACAATCTCCGGCGTCAACTCACACCGCTCTGTCGTGTAGAAGCTGATCGTCCCCAGGCTTTCACCCTTGGCAATCAGCGGAACGCCAACCCACGAAATCAAGCCGTTGTTGATAATGAATTCAGAGTTGCCCAGACGCGGATCGCTGCGCAGATCTTCAATCACCATCGAGCGGCGGGCGTTTAGAATCTCGCGCGCCCGTCCCGATAGATCGGCCGACAAAGGTCGCTTGAAAGTCACCTCGTCGATACCCCTGCAGGCAAGCGGTTCCAGCAGACCGGTGTCATGGTTGAGCAACCGTATGGTGACGGCGAACCCCGGCAGGAGCTGCATCACCTTATCGAGAAACTTATCGAGCACGGCTCTTAGGTCGAGCGTCGAGGTGATCGCTTGGTTGACATCCTGGAGCACCGCCTGGCGCGCATTCAGGTCCTGGCGTTCGATGGCGTAGCGAATGGCGCGGGCCAGCATGTGGCCGCTCGCCTGCCCTTTGATAAGGTAGTCTTGGGCGCCCAGACGCATGGCTTCAATGGCGACGTCTTCATCGTCAAGGCTGGTGAGAATAACGATCGGCACCGAGGCACACGCCGCTCGCACCTGCGCCACGGTGTCCATGCCCCAGCCGTCAGGAAGCGATAGATCGAGGAGCACTAAGTCGAAGTGCGCGGCGTGGAGCTGCGCCAAAGCCTCCGACAACCGAATGACGTGAACAATCTCGAAGGCAAACTTGTCGCTCGTCGCCCCGTCCAGATCAACGCGCAGGAGCCGTGCGTCCCCCGCGTTATCTTCCACCAACAACAGCCTGCCCTTATGGGTCATCGCAAGTAGATTCTCAAGTAGTTTTAGCTTGGTCGTGCCGCGGCACCGGCGTTTGGCTGCAAGCCATCAACGGCAATACCAAATTCCCATGCCCCCAACACCATAGCGAAGTTGAGGCGCATTGCGCAACCCGATCGGGTCTTTTCGTCGCGTTTGTTAGAAACGGCTATTCGGCCAGTTTCGAGGCTAGCACGGCAACATCGAACCAAAAGGCTTCGATGGCTTTGATAATGTGGAAAAGATCGTCGATATCGCTCGGCTTTGTAACGTAACAGTTAGCGCCCATCTCGTAGGCCTTGAGAATATCGGCGCTGGCAGCGGAGCTAGTAAAGACGATCACTGGAATTGT
This genomic interval carries:
- a CDS encoding response regulator produces the protein MTHKGRLLLVEDNAGDARLLRVDLDGATSDKFAFEIVHVIRLSEALAQLHAAHFDLVLLDLSLPDGWGMDTVAQVRAACASVPIVILTSLDDEDVAIEAMRLGAQDYLIKGQASGHMLARAIRYAIERQDLNARQAVLQDVNQAITSTLDLRAVLDKFLDKVMQLLPGFAVTIRLLNHDTGLLEPLACRGIDEVTFKRPLSADLSGRAREILNARRSMVIEDLRSDPRLGNSEFIINNGLISWVGVPLIAKGESLGTISFYTTERCELTPEIVRFLETLANQAAVAI
- a CDS encoding HAMP domain-containing histidine kinase: MGASSLLSSGMCGELSRDQAQRVAAIERGADELLQLIDSTVTMARLDQGDGRSRFVVSDVGVGDLLIQIKGEFSDAFEKKGVTLVIDPVEPECLIKTDLIKLKEILRNLIENARKFTQQGKVEVRFAPREGEARVEFVVSDTGIGIAKDDLPKIFELFFQAETSTVEHASGGLGLNIVKRLVTAMSGEITVDSEVGHGTAFHIYLPRALPTVHNSALSLRGFQNL